The Aphelocoma coerulescens isolate FSJ_1873_10779 chromosome Z unlocalized genomic scaffold, UR_Acoe_1.0 ChrZ, whole genome shotgun sequence DNA window TACTGCCAAGTCTTCTCTACTTCACTCAAACGGGccgggcccagctccctcagcctttctcaCAAGCGATGCGCTCCCGTCCCCTCTGCGTCTACAGGGCTGGCCTGCCCCTCCAAGATCTCCACACCTCCCATGGACTAAAGAGCCCGGAACAGGACACCACCGCTCCAGGGCAGGGCTCTGGCAATCCCAAAACACAACGCATTTTGCCGCACGGGGGACAGTCTCATTTTGTTCTCTGCCTGCCTCCTCCACCGAAGCAGGGAAAACACAACCATGCCCTCACTCTGGGGCCAAACACATGGGACAACAGACACAGAGCaagcaacacagcagcagcaaagctcctcctttcttcctaatCCTTCTTCACTCAAGcctattttttaatgtcttgttGCCCTGCCTCCTCAGCTTCCAAGACTGCAGCGAGGCCACCTCCACGCAAGAACACCTCCAGGCCTCCAGCgctcacacccacacacacacgccCTTGTACACTGCCACTACCCCCAGGCCCCTGCTGCAagaggggcatccccaggcccGGCCCACTGACGTCACTGCTCATCCCTTGCAAGCACGAAAGGGAAACGCTGcctaagaggaaaataaaggcaagccacaaagtgaaaggaaaagtgaCCACGGCCACCACCAGGGCACTGCAGGTGGAAAAGATGCTTGGGCACAAAGAGAaacttcagctgcacagcacaggccttgcagctggccctgcagctgacCAAGAACACCCAACAACCCTCCCCGACACAGCTGACCCCGACGCCTCCGACCCAGCGCTTTCATAACCCCACTCACCCACTACTgccaccccactgccaccacaaTCCCCAACCACGGACACCCCAACAAACCACTGCCCCGAGACCACCACAGCCACCAGCCCAGACTGGAAACCACGGGCGGGAACTCCCAGCAATCAGAAAGCGATGAAGGGAAAGCTGCCGCGATACAAAGCCGCACACCCGGCACCACCCCAAGCAcagccaccaccagcaccagcgccgagcctcaccagcctcctgcccagcaccaccccacagcacccacagacCCACCATGGCTGCGCCCAACGCCCCACAGCCACGCCTGCCGCACGCCGCCCCggcactcctgctcctcctcacgGCTCTCGCCACCACCCTCGCCTGCCAACAGCTCTGGACACACGACGACACCTTCCCCGGCGACGCACTCCGCCTCCTCCAGGACGTGGCTCCCGGCCacgcacagccctgccacctccaagaGCCGCCCTTCTTCCCCGACACCCTCCTCCACAACAACCTCCGCCCGCACCaagccgccgccaccgccctaCGCATCCTCCAGAACCTCTTCCACACCCTCGGCACCAACAGCACCcgccagcactggcacagccaggctcgCAACGACCTCCTCAACAAACTCCAGCACTACATCCACCACCTCGAGCAATGCCTCCCCGACAACGCCACGCTCTTCAAAGGACCACGCAACCCGCTGCTCACCATCAACAAGTACTTCAGGGACATCCAACTCTTCCTCCACGCCCACAACCACAGCGCCTGCGCCTGGGAACACGTCCGCCTCGAAGCTCGCACCTCTTTACAGCACCTCCACAACCTCACCCGCACCATGCGCCGCTAGCGCAAACACCCACCCCCACACACCGACCCACGTCCACGTGCCTCCCGCCACGCTCCCGCACCAacgccccaaacccaccccgtgCCTCACGCCTCCCCTCTCCTGGGACAACAGACACGGCTGCAACCACCGCACGGCACCCGCAGCCTGCGACCACTGCGCCTCCATTCATACAGCCTCTCCCATCGATTTGGACAAAGGACTTTCTCtacttatttattcatttatttatttatttatttatttattcacttatttatGCCACCGAAAATAAAGACCCCTGACAAAACACTTGCCACTGCCTCTCGTCTCACTAACTCTGCAAACTCAGCCTTTGGGCTGGCGGAAAGCCACCTCTACTCAGCAGCTACTCCTctactcccagccctgctccagaaagggctctgcacagcccctACCCGCTCTTCTCACTGCCACCTGCCCaagcaggtttgtgcagcaacccctttggaaaaacattcccagcatttgcccaacatcacaaaaataaagacaggATAAGGCTGGAAAGCACCACTGCAGCTCATCTGCTTTATCCACAGAgtcctccatccatcccatccatccatccatccatccatccatccatccatccatccatccaatcCATGGCTCTCTGACTTAGAGAGAAGGACGTTGTGCGTGCGGGACGGCGTCAAACACTTTGCACAAGTCCCAGCAGACGAGGTCACGCGCTCTGCCCCTATCCACCAATGCTGTAGCCCTACCCACAGATGGTTACCAAAATTGCCAGGAATGGCAACTTTCCCCTTTGGAAAGCCACGCTGCCTGTTACCTATCACCTCTTTGCTTTCCAGACGCCTCAGCTGAGGTTCCAGCAGAAGCAGTGCCAGCGTCTTGCCTAGCACGGAGGTCAGACTGACTCCTTTGTATTCCCGTGCTCTTCTGCTctcccctttttaaaaacaagggcTATACTTCCCCTCCTCCACAGGTATCAGGGACAAGACACCATTTTTCCAATATGATCCAGGGTGGCCTAGCAACTCCATCTGACAGTTCCCTAAGGACCCGCTAATGAATCTCTTCATGTCCCACAGACTTGCACATGTTCGGGTTCCTAAGATGGTCTCAAACCTCATCCTCTCCTACAGTGGCCTTGGGCTCTTCACTCTTCACACGGGGCTccctgcatttgccttctgCAACTTGGGCAGCGTGGCTGGAGCACTCGCACTGAAGAGGGACGCACAGACGTTGCTGAGAACCTCAGCGTTCTCTTTGCCCAGGACAGCCACGTCTCCCTTTTCCTTACGCACATTATCGCTAACATTCTTTTGCTTGCAAGAGATCTAGCGAAGCCTGCCCTCCCACCCTTGACAGCCCTGGCCAGACTCAATTCTAAAGGGGCCTTGGCAAGCCTAACCTTGTCTCTAGCTTACcgcaccctgtccctgtgttccTTTCAGGCCACCTGTCCTCCTTCCCGCTTCctgaaactttctctttttgctcagagtttgcccagcagctccctagCCATCCGTGGATGCCTCCTGGCGTTTTCGCACCAGTTCCCCCTGCTTCAAATGCATCACTCCTCAGCTTGGAGGAAGGG harbors:
- the LOC138103506 gene encoding interferon-like, with the translated sequence MAAPNAPQPRLPHAAPALLLLLTALATTLACQQLWTHDDTFPGDALRLLQDVAPGHAQPCHLQEPPFFPDTLLHNNLRPHQAAATALRILQNLFHTLGTNSTRQHWHSQARNDLLNKLQHYIHHLEQCLPDNATLFKGPRNPLLTINKYFRDIQLFLHAHNHSACAWEHVRLEARTSLQHLHNLTRTMRR